Proteins encoded within one genomic window of Pseudobdellovibrionaceae bacterium:
- a CDS encoding DUF456 domain-containing protein, which yields MDISSFPHADFWAWAILILGFFIAVVGTLMPGLPGAAMIVIAVAAHEYLRPDTYTWVAHVSLILLAILSWLLDFLAGIWGAKLGGATKAGLWGAMIGGVLGIPFGFLGLILGPFFGAIIGDLYGRRRDLVLLLRSGSGAALGFILSLVGRFAILLVMALILIFGAIF from the coding sequence ATGGATATCTCGAGTTTCCCCCATGCGGACTTCTGGGCTTGGGCCATTTTGATTCTCGGCTTTTTCATCGCCGTCGTGGGAACCCTTATGCCGGGACTTCCGGGGGCCGCCATGATCGTCATCGCGGTCGCGGCACATGAATATCTACGTCCTGACACCTACACCTGGGTCGCCCACGTGAGCTTGATTCTGCTGGCTATTTTGAGCTGGCTTCTGGATTTTTTGGCGGGGATCTGGGGGGCGAAGCTCGGCGGCGCCACCAAGGCGGGCCTCTGGGGCGCCATGATCGGCGGGGTCCTCGGGATTCCGTTCGGCTTTTTGGGGCTCATCCTGGGCCCCTTCTTTGGCGCCATCATCGGCGACCTTTACGGACGCCGGCGCGACCTCGTACTGCTCTTGCGTTCGGGATCGGGCGCGGCCCTGGGCTTTATCCTTTCGCTCGTGGGACGTTTCGCGATCCTGCTCGTCATGGCGCTGATCTTGATCTTCGGGGCCATCTTTTAG
- a CDS encoding polysaccharide deacetylase family protein: MSQTELTGSEAYAFDLASHQTREGHATLTLSDRFHLNFPGEKLSLELSTDSFWTRMANIRRIRRLLIEKKIDVIHAHSRGACRHVYWAARGLRIPILTTIHGYQHSSLSKRLFHIYGDYILAVCEKIRDQMIRDLRTKPYAIEVLRNPVAPRGVLPAHLPAAIPGRILLAGRSSGPKGRRLRAIFRELARGPLPAGTTVHLVLSGLESKERERLKEEWPEALVEGHLPSLQTAIAQSTIVLASGRIALEALAQGRRVFALGEASQPGFLTSQSETEILASNFGDVGPEDDLDLPTIVRDLCAELERPSPQNAENILAHFASEKILNRVIDLYRGLRLFKRTRSLPILMYHKVVDTAPETPHRTFVTTETFRKHIAFFKRGGYSTLHFRDLADFWWERRPLVEFPKRPLLLTFDDGYRNNLEKAAPLLAEAGLKAEIFLLADADIQRNHWDPDEGDESSAIMTLEEKKRLPRPTYAIGSHGLSHRAFPDLSEAEVLRELKVSKEKLESDFGQKVCSVAYPFGAIDGRLPELAREAGYDFAVNTDQGPVYWFTEPRSLFRVNVFPEDGVFSLWKKTSSWYREYYFRKRGR; encoded by the coding sequence TTGTCTCAGACTGAACTCACCGGCTCGGAAGCCTATGCTTTCGACCTGGCTTCGCACCAAACGCGCGAGGGTCACGCGACGCTGACCCTTTCCGATCGTTTTCACCTGAATTTTCCCGGCGAAAAGCTGAGCCTGGAGCTGTCCACCGATTCGTTCTGGACCCGCATGGCGAATATCCGCCGGATCCGTCGTCTTTTGATCGAAAAAAAAATCGATGTGATTCACGCGCACTCGCGCGGCGCTTGTCGGCATGTGTACTGGGCCGCGAGGGGTCTGCGGATCCCGATCCTGACGACCATTCACGGCTACCAGCACTCTTCGCTTTCGAAACGACTTTTCCACATCTATGGGGATTACATTCTTGCGGTGTGTGAAAAGATTCGCGACCAGATGATTCGCGATTTGCGAACGAAGCCTTACGCGATCGAGGTGCTACGCAATCCCGTCGCGCCGCGGGGAGTTTTACCCGCGCATCTTCCCGCCGCGATTCCCGGGCGCATCCTGCTCGCCGGACGGAGCAGCGGCCCCAAAGGACGTCGTCTGCGCGCCATCTTCCGCGAACTCGCGCGCGGTCCGCTTCCGGCTGGCACGACGGTCCATTTGGTCCTCAGCGGACTCGAAAGCAAAGAACGTGAACGCCTGAAAGAAGAGTGGCCCGAGGCGCTCGTCGAAGGGCATTTACCCTCGCTGCAAACCGCGATCGCGCAAAGCACGATCGTCTTGGCTTCGGGGCGAATCGCGCTCGAAGCGCTCGCGCAGGGCCGACGCGTTTTCGCCTTGGGCGAAGCCTCGCAACCGGGTTTCCTGACGTCGCAATCGGAGACCGAAATCCTGGCCTCGAACTTCGGCGACGTCGGACCGGAAGACGATTTGGATTTGCCGACGATCGTTCGCGACCTCTGCGCCGAACTGGAGCGGCCTTCGCCGCAAAACGCCGAAAACATCTTGGCACATTTCGCCTCGGAAAAAATTCTGAACCGCGTGATCGATCTTTACCGTGGGCTGCGCCTTTTCAAGCGCACCCGCTCTTTGCCGATCCTGATGTACCACAAGGTCGTCGACACCGCGCCCGAGACGCCCCACCGCACTTTCGTCACCACCGAGACCTTCCGTAAACACATCGCCTTTTTCAAACGTGGCGGCTACTCGACGTTGCATTTTCGCGACCTCGCGGATTTCTGGTGGGAGCGACGACCGCTCGTCGAGTTTCCGAAACGTCCGCTCCTGCTGACGTTCGACGACGGCTACCGCAACAATCTAGAGAAGGCCGCGCCGCTGCTCGCCGAGGCGGGACTAAAAGCCGAGATTTTTCTGCTCGCCGATGCGGACATCCAACGCAACCACTGGGATCCGGATGAAGGCGACGAGTCCTCAGCGATCATGACCCTCGAAGAAAAGAAGCGACTTCCCCGCCCGACCTACGCCATCGGCAGTCACGGACTGAGCCACCGCGCGTTTCCGGATCTCAGCGAAGCGGAAGTTTTGCGTGAGCTCAAGGTCTCGAAAGAAAAGCTCGAAAGCGATTTCGGGCAAAAAGTCTGTTCGGTGGCTTATCCCTTCGGGGCCATCGATGGGCGTTTGCCGGAACTGGCACGCGAAGCGGGATATGATTTCGCCGTGAACACGGATCAGGGGCCGGTCTATTGGTTTACCGAACCGCGATCACTGTTTCGGGTGAATGTCTTCCCCGAGGACGGCGTGTTTAGTCTTTGGAAGAAAACTTCGAGTTGGTATCGCGAGTACTACTTCCGCAAACGTGGACGCTGA
- a CDS encoding serine protease spb1 codes for MRFAVLFALLLTACARPNYAPPAPSPLTPAGETAACAIPLPKSGQCVHLTWTKLPTAEETGTLWLSVRSTSTYGLPTTTELQGELRAHLWMPSMSHGSTPMTIEKFGVGLYRLDEVYFIMPGDWTINIQVWKDGALFEEGLFALEI; via the coding sequence ATGCGGTTCGCCGTTTTATTCGCCCTGCTGCTGACCGCGTGCGCGCGGCCAAACTACGCTCCGCCCGCGCCGTCCCCCCTGACTCCCGCCGGCGAAACCGCCGCCTGCGCGATCCCGCTTCCGAAGTCGGGTCAGTGCGTGCACCTCACCTGGACGAAACTTCCCACGGCCGAAGAAACGGGCACGCTCTGGCTGAGCGTCCGCTCCACTTCGACCTACGGACTTCCCACCACGACCGAACTCCAGGGCGAGCTGCGTGCTCATTTGTGGATGCCCAGCATGAGTCACGGCTCGACCCCAATGACGATCGAGAAATTCGGCGTCGGTCTTTACCGCTTGGACGAGGTCTATTTCATCATGCCGGGCGATTGGACGATCAACATCCAAGTCTGGAAGGACGGCGCGCTTTTCGAGGAAGGACTTTTCGCCCTTGAGATCTAA
- a CDS encoding iron-containing redox enzyme family protein, with product MKEQIWARIDRLTKTMDTVNWDDPQIYAAYMAQTYYYVSHSTRLLALAAGLLPLSAGPAHQRFIKHISEENRHEVLASRDVTALGYRVEDFKELDTVKAFYRLQYYMIQNVSPWSLLGYIAALEALAVRGGPAIHERVCRRHGEKTGSFLKVHSAEDVEHVEQAFAMIESLPTDVQAAVWENLEMSCTLFEAFLRDLPLAYQTTTLVAGQATPPAAEGKRKAG from the coding sequence ATGAAAGAACAAATTTGGGCCCGCATCGATCGACTGACGAAAACCATGGATACCGTCAACTGGGACGATCCGCAGATTTACGCGGCCTACATGGCGCAGACGTACTACTACGTCAGTCACTCCACGCGTCTGCTCGCGCTCGCCGCCGGCCTGCTGCCGCTGTCGGCCGGCCCCGCGCACCAGCGCTTCATCAAACACATCAGCGAGGAAAACCGGCACGAGGTCCTGGCCAGCCGGGACGTCACGGCGCTCGGTTACCGGGTCGAAGACTTCAAAGAGCTCGACACGGTGAAGGCCTTTTACCGTCTGCAGTACTACATGATCCAGAACGTCTCGCCCTGGAGCCTACTGGGTTACATCGCGGCGCTGGAAGCCCTCGCGGTCCGCGGCGGTCCCGCGATTCACGAACGCGTCTGCCGTCGTCACGGCGAGAAAACGGGAAGTTTCCTGAAAGTCCACTCGGCAGAGGACGTCGAACACGTCGAGCAGGCCTTCGCCATGATCGAAAGCCTTCCCACGGATGTTCAGGCCGCGGTGTGGGAGAATCTGGAGATGAGCTGCACGCTCTTCGAAGCCTTCTTGCGCGATCTGCCGCTCGCGTATCAGACCACCACGCTCGTCGCGGGCCAGGCCACCCCTCCGGCCGCCGAGGGAAAACGCAAGGCGGGATAA
- a CDS encoding redoxin domain-containing protein, with protein MGYLFFTFLLVLQSIPALALIRPHDLHARDLVTGKTFDLKSAEGSPLVVVFLSSVCPCSDSHRSELTQLKADFPRAIIVGVNANADEELVSAKSYFEKSGLPFPVIRDPGSKLANDLKALRTPHAFLFSPEGNLVYQGGVSSVSHFEPEARKYLREALEDVTANRKVRTAQARPLGCIIERED; from the coding sequence ATGGGTTATCTCTTTTTCACGTTCCTGCTCGTTTTACAGTCGATTCCCGCCCTCGCGCTGATCCGTCCCCATGATCTCCACGCCCGCGATCTTGTGACCGGGAAGACCTTCGATCTGAAGTCCGCCGAAGGCTCCCCCCTCGTGGTCGTCTTTCTGTCTTCGGTGTGCCCCTGCTCGGATAGCCATCGCTCCGAACTCACCCAACTCAAGGCCGACTTTCCGCGAGCGATCATCGTCGGCGTGAATGCGAACGCCGACGAAGAGCTCGTTTCCGCGAAAAGTTATTTTGAAAAGTCGGGACTCCCGTTCCCGGTCATTCGCGATCCGGGTTCGAAACTGGCCAACGATCTAAAAGCGCTGCGCACGCCGCACGCGTTTTTGTTTTCGCCTGAAGGAAATCTTGTTTACCAGGGCGGCGTCTCGAGCGTCTCGCATTTCGAACCGGAGGCGCGAAAATATTTGCGCGAAGCCCTTGAAGACGTGACCGCAAACCGCAAGGTCCGCACCGCGCAGGCCCGCCCTCTCGGCTGCATCATCGAACGGGAGGACTAG
- a CDS encoding SRPBCC family protein: MAGAQTSEVFNCTPEQFYKIVADYESYPQFLTEVKGCKVLKTEGNRKLVEYSVQVVKNFKYSLWMTETPSSEITWEFAGGDIFKTSSGKWKLTDEGGKCRAHYEVEATFNMFVPGPIAKALVNVNLPNMIAAYQKRVSELYG, from the coding sequence ATGGCAGGCGCACAAACATCCGAAGTCTTCAATTGCACTCCCGAACAGTTCTACAAGATCGTGGCGGACTATGAGTCCTACCCCCAATTCCTGACCGAAGTGAAGGGCTGCAAAGTCCTGAAGACGGAAGGAAACCGTAAGCTCGTCGAGTACAGCGTGCAGGTCGTGAAGAACTTCAAATACTCGCTCTGGATGACCGAAACTCCGTCGTCGGAAATCACCTGGGAGTTCGCCGGCGGCGACATCTTCAAGACCTCCAGCGGAAAATGGAAATTGACCGACGAGGGCGGCAAATGCCGCGCGCATTACGAGGTCGAAGCGACCTTCAACATGTTCGTCCCGGGCCCCATCGCCAAAGCGCTGGTGAACGTGAACTTGCCGAATATGATCGCGGCCTACCAAAAACGGGTGAGTGAGCTTTATGGCTGA
- a CDS encoding MOSC domain-containing protein, protein MSGKIFCKIQSLHLYPIKSAGGLSVPEVVFDAWGLQRDREFMVVDDSGRFQTRRETPQMAEIETEIGGENLRVRIQGQDYFVPLRADTTPATEKVRVWKSEVEADLVEHPGLNEALSKLLARPVHLVRYGRHSQREVKKSGKAWGRQFRFADSANVLVTSEESLHDLNGRLTSPIPMGRFRPNIVVSGDGPWAEDRWASLRSPQGLTLTIVGGCGRCQIINQDVATGETSSKEPLQRLAEFRRFGSSVDFGVHAVHTLPSGLAKDADGMGMGPVGTGLGLLKVGMDLEIEINSLSVV, encoded by the coding sequence GTGTCCGGGAAGATCTTTTGCAAAATTCAAAGCCTGCATCTGTACCCCATTAAAAGCGCGGGCGGCCTCAGCGTTCCGGAGGTCGTCTTCGATGCTTGGGGTTTACAGCGGGATCGCGAGTTCATGGTGGTCGACGACTCCGGTCGCTTCCAGACCCGTCGCGAAACTCCGCAGATGGCCGAAATCGAAACCGAGATCGGGGGCGAGAATCTGCGCGTGCGCATTCAAGGACAGGACTACTTCGTTCCTTTGCGCGCGGACACAACTCCCGCGACGGAAAAGGTTCGGGTCTGGAAATCCGAAGTCGAAGCGGATCTCGTGGAGCATCCGGGGCTGAATGAGGCGCTCTCCAAACTCCTCGCGCGTCCGGTGCATCTGGTCCGTTACGGCCGACACTCCCAACGGGAAGTTAAAAAGAGCGGCAAGGCCTGGGGACGTCAGTTTCGTTTCGCCGATTCGGCCAACGTGCTCGTCACCAGTGAAGAGAGTCTTCACGACCTGAACGGGCGGTTGACCTCGCCGATTCCGATGGGGCGTTTTCGTCCGAATATCGTCGTCAGCGGCGATGGGCCTTGGGCCGAGGACCGCTGGGCGTCGCTGCGCTCGCCGCAGGGACTGACGCTGACGATCGTCGGCGGTTGCGGGCGCTGTCAGATCATCAATCAAGACGTGGCGACGGGGGAAACTTCCTCCAAAGAGCCGCTTCAGCGTTTGGCCGAATTCCGGAGATTCGGGTCCAGCGTGGACTTCGGCGTTCATGCCGTCCATACGCTCCCCAGCGGTCTCGCGAAGGATGCGGACGGCATGGGAATGGGGCCTGTGGGGACGGGCTTGGGGCTTTTAAAAGTCGGCATGGATCTCGAAATCGAAATCAACAGTTTGTCCGTGGTCTAA
- a CDS encoding response regulator transcription factor translates to MQRIWNETLISAVTEDAEFLGALASQVESHFHLKVHDGASVRDGTLNGCEHSLIVWDLTTLEASELEKFLCANPQVLRTCSLFLICDRSTLASAAQLTEKGAIDFIVKPVQPAELNIRLKLARRPWVRAMRTTFDFLGSLHVEFTTMEQRILLCFLASPDFAASRASINAELWNSSSVNSNSLDVHLFNIRRKIAPTGLEIRFNNKRGSWILTTKNPPHTMTSAAAHGGHHDS, encoded by the coding sequence ATGCAAAGAATTTGGAACGAAACACTCATCTCCGCGGTCACCGAGGATGCGGAATTCCTCGGAGCCCTGGCGAGTCAGGTGGAGTCCCACTTCCACCTCAAGGTTCATGACGGAGCTTCCGTCCGTGACGGAACCCTCAATGGCTGTGAACACTCTTTGATCGTCTGGGACCTGACGACCCTCGAGGCCAGCGAACTCGAAAAATTTCTTTGTGCCAATCCACAGGTTTTGCGCACATGTTCGCTGTTCTTGATCTGTGATCGTTCCACTTTGGCGAGCGCGGCGCAGCTCACCGAAAAAGGTGCGATCGATTTCATCGTGAAGCCCGTCCAACCCGCGGAGCTCAACATCCGTTTGAAACTCGCCCGCCGTCCCTGGGTGCGTGCGATGCGCACGACCTTTGATTTCCTTGGCTCGCTCCACGTGGAGTTCACCACGATGGAGCAAAGAATTCTTTTGTGCTTCTTGGCGAGCCCCGATTTCGCGGCCTCGCGCGCGTCGATCAACGCAGAGCTTTGGAATTCAAGTTCCGTGAACTCAAACTCGCTGGACGTTCACCTCTTCAATATTCGACGCAAGATTGCGCCGACCGGCCTTGAAATTCGTTTTAATAATAAACGTGGCAGCTGGATTTTAACGACGAAAAACCCGCCCCACACGATGACCAGCGCAGCCGCGCACGGAGGACACCATGACTCGTAA
- a CDS encoding helix-turn-helix transcriptional regulator, with product MTRNDDSSRPALQVLKARGRISDLLREGRVQAQLSPETAAELLEISVQDLRDAESGRLEIPLQRIFAAANIYNIDPSAIMDVISDIHTGNAESSDDLERISKIKI from the coding sequence ATGACTCGTAACGACGACTCTTCCCGTCCCGCCTTGCAGGTCTTAAAAGCCCGTGGCCGCATCAGCGACCTTCTGCGCGAAGGGCGTGTTCAAGCACAGCTTTCGCCCGAAACGGCGGCCGAGCTTTTGGAGATCAGCGTCCAAGATCTGCGCGATGCGGAGTCGGGACGCCTCGAGATCCCGCTGCAGCGAATTTTCGCGGCCGCGAATATCTACAACATCGATCCCTCCGCGATCATGGACGTCATCTCGGACATCCACACGGGAAACGCCGAATCGTCCGACGATCTCGAGCGCATCTCGAAAATCAAAATTTAA
- a CDS encoding FixH family protein: MRKFLLGLLVAGVGLIASTAFGQERLVFSNGLLAIAVWESAPAPRVENKLTLQFQRVSDLVAASPEESVSVELWMPSMNHGSRPTVTKAIPGVVGGYEVSKIYFVMGGDWDVRVHLTAPNGQRETQSLQLVLPGGHH; the protein is encoded by the coding sequence ATGCGGAAGTTTTTGTTGGGTTTGCTGGTGGCGGGTGTGGGTTTGATCGCCTCGACCGCGTTCGGGCAAGAACGTTTGGTTTTCTCAAATGGCTTGCTGGCCATCGCCGTCTGGGAGAGCGCTCCCGCGCCGCGAGTGGAAAACAAGCTGACCTTGCAGTTCCAGCGCGTGAGCGATCTGGTCGCGGCGTCGCCGGAAGAAAGCGTCAGCGTAGAGCTCTGGATGCCGTCCATGAATCATGGTTCGCGTCCCACCGTCACCAAGGCGATTCCGGGCGTGGTGGGTGGTTATGAGGTTTCGAAGATCTATTTCGTGATGGGTGGCGATTGGGATGTCCGCGTGCATCTGACCGCGCCGAACGGCCAGCGCGAAACGCAAAGTCTTCAGCTCGTTTTGCCCGGTGGGCACCATTAG
- a CDS encoding aldehyde dehydrogenase family protein: MATFQTENPTNLEPLAEYRYHDPHEIESALKLADVRAKEWRWTGSELKSSQLRFLALKLREKKENLALTMALEMGKPIHEGRGEVEKCAATCEHYATLIPDLAPIETLRFDQRDHRIQREPMGIVFAIMPWNFPLWQVIRSLVPILAAGNAYVLKHSDIVAGTADILEKITDEAFGKGLVTNLCLTHDQAAELIRDPRIKAVTLTGSSQAGAAVASEAGRALKKCVLELGGSDPVLVLSDADIDLAVELSAQSRLINTGQSCISAKRFLVPEDHWMAFTEGLIAKMDEAPMGVPHEEATRIGPLAHRRFAEKTRTQVEKILGQGAKLLWQKDVKDLRGAFVKPAVIHADPAQPSYLKEEFFAPVALVTPYKGVEEAIALANATSFGLGATVVSGDKTRAENLAARLECGVVAINRIVASDPRLPFGGVKESGYGRELGRQGVQEFQNIKTILL, from the coding sequence ATGGCGACGTTTCAGACCGAAAACCCGACGAATCTGGAACCCCTTGCCGAGTACCGCTACCACGATCCCCACGAGATCGAGTCCGCCCTGAAGCTCGCCGACGTGCGCGCGAAAGAATGGCGCTGGACCGGCAGCGAATTGAAGTCTTCGCAGCTGCGCTTTCTCGCGCTGAAATTGCGCGAGAAAAAAGAAAACCTCGCGCTCACCATGGCCCTCGAAATGGGAAAGCCGATTCACGAAGGACGCGGTGAGGTCGAAAAGTGCGCCGCGACCTGCGAACACTACGCCACCCTGATCCCCGACCTCGCGCCCATCGAAACCCTCCGCTTCGATCAACGCGACCACCGCATCCAACGCGAGCCCATGGGCATCGTCTTTGCGATCATGCCGTGGAATTTTCCCCTGTGGCAGGTCATCCGCTCCCTGGTCCCGATCCTCGCGGCCGGAAACGCGTACGTACTTAAGCACTCGGACATCGTCGCCGGTACCGCCGACATTCTCGAGAAGATCACCGACGAAGCCTTCGGTAAGGGACTCGTCACCAATCTTTGCCTGACCCATGACCAAGCGGCCGAACTGATCCGCGATCCCCGCATCAAAGCGGTCACCCTGACCGGCTCAAGCCAAGCGGGAGCCGCGGTCGCAAGTGAAGCCGGACGCGCGCTCAAAAAATGCGTTTTGGAGTTGGGTGGCAGCGATCCCGTTTTGGTTTTGAGCGACGCGGACATCGATCTTGCGGTGGAACTCTCGGCGCAAAGTCGACTGATCAACACCGGACAAAGCTGCATTTCGGCGAAACGTTTTCTGGTTCCGGAGGATCACTGGATGGCCTTCACGGAAGGGCTCATCGCGAAAATGGACGAAGCCCCGATGGGCGTCCCCCACGAAGAAGCGACCCGCATCGGGCCCCTGGCCCACCGCCGCTTCGCCGAAAAGACCCGTACGCAAGTCGAAAAAATCCTGGGTCAGGGCGCGAAGCTTCTTTGGCAGAAAGACGTCAAGGATCTGCGCGGAGCTTTCGTCAAACCCGCGGTCATTCACGCCGATCCCGCGCAACCTTCGTATTTGAAGGAAGAGTTCTTCGCCCCCGTCGCGCTGGTCACGCCCTACAAAGGCGTCGAAGAGGCGATCGCGCTCGCGAACGCAACGAGCTTCGGCCTGGGAGCGACCGTCGTCAGCGGAGACAAAACCCGCGCCGAAAATCTAGCCGCCCGCTTGGAGTGCGGGGTCGTCGCGATCAACCGCATCGTGGCGAGCGATCCGCGACTGCCCTTCGGCGGCGTCAAAGAATCCGGTTACGGACGCGAACTCGGCCGCCAAGGTGTTCAAGAATTTCAGAACATCAAAACGATTCTTCTGTAA
- a CDS encoding 6-carboxytetrahydropterin synthase has product MPEMTLHLFKQNFKFSAAHFLIFDAKSAEKLHGHNYQVRVDIGCPAEIANAASGYFVDFNVFKTYIKTRLDAWDEHILLPARQPEMSFETKGASLEVRFRDRFYVFPENEVIRLPVTNTSVEQLSRLLAEDFAQEFKKVGVTSVTVTVEETAGQGASTKVLA; this is encoded by the coding sequence ATGCCGGAAATGACTCTTCATTTGTTCAAGCAGAACTTCAAATTCTCGGCCGCGCATTTCCTGATTTTCGACGCGAAGTCCGCCGAAAAACTTCACGGCCACAACTACCAGGTCCGCGTCGACATCGGCTGTCCCGCGGAAATCGCGAACGCGGCGTCCGGCTATTTCGTGGATTTCAACGTCTTCAAGACCTACATCAAAACGCGTCTGGACGCCTGGGACGAGCACATCCTTTTGCCCGCTCGCCAGCCCGAGATGTCTTTTGAAACCAAAGGCGCCTCGCTGGAAGTGCGCTTCCGCGATCGGTTTTATGTCTTTCCGGAAAATGAAGTGATCCGGCTTCCCGTCACGAACACCAGCGTCGAGCAGCTTTCGCGGCTGCTCGCCGAGGATTTCGCGCAGGAATTTAAGAAGGTCGGCGTCACTTCGGTCACGGTCACCGTGGAAGAGACCGCGGGGCAAGGGGCGAGTACGAAGGTGCTCGCCTAA
- a CDS encoding 6-pyruvoyl tetrahydropterin synthase family protein — MFELRRTFFIESARSLPQLPEGHPCRRLHGHSFQILLVLRGDLDPKIGWVYDFHEIDTVASPILKELDHRVLNEVPGLENPTSEKLCVYLYEKLRPSLPLLHQVIIRETRDTECRYPVRAGDV; from the coding sequence GTGTTCGAACTTCGCCGCACTTTTTTCATTGAGAGCGCCCGGTCCCTGCCGCAGCTGCCGGAGGGCCACCCCTGCCGACGTCTGCATGGGCACAGCTTTCAGATCCTCCTCGTTTTGCGGGGCGATCTGGATCCGAAGATCGGCTGGGTTTACGACTTCCACGAGATCGACACGGTGGCCTCGCCGATCCTGAAAGAGCTCGACCATCGCGTTTTGAACGAGGTCCCGGGGCTCGAAAATCCGACCTCCGAAAAACTCTGCGTTTACCTTTACGAAAAGCTTCGGCCGAGCCTGCCGCTGCTCCATCAGGTCATCATCCGCGAAACCCGCGACACCGAGTGCCGCTATCCCGTACGGGCGGGCGACGTTTGA
- a CDS encoding acyl-CoA/acyl-ACP dehydrogenase has protein sequence MRYAPNEDLNWLLNFAKTTYLPTETDSPLAQEFPHAAHELAHAAGLFDLPLPRSIGGKEFGVTDLAWTIRYLSRSSPSAAATFIGNLLGLSAVLLYAPAPLRDSILSSLDRDRLELWSFAMTEAEAGSDLMNIATRAVRQNNGGFILSGEKNFITNASYSRRLCVFARELDEAGNDHGISCFFVPGDAPGLRRGPVMSKTAWRKANTGTLIFHEVALAPDARLGEPGAGLRILTHCLNRSKTLLGAMGVGIADRALELVTARLEETERFGKSLIDQPVLRHELARHHTENEAAWLMTLKAAATWDAGADATTESSQAKWISGRTSAKITSAAVEYFGARGLFNDYEISRLSNDAKAVEIVEGPSLVQELLVGRALLPKRKTPAATGAAPKGDFILRPNELKKAV, from the coding sequence ATGAGATATGCACCGAATGAAGATCTGAACTGGCTCTTGAATTTTGCAAAAACCACCTACCTTCCCACCGAAACCGATTCCCCACTCGCCCAAGAATTCCCGCACGCCGCACATGAACTCGCGCACGCCGCGGGGCTTTTCGATCTCCCCTTGCCGCGCTCGATCGGCGGCAAAGAATTCGGCGTCACCGATCTCGCCTGGACGATTCGTTACCTCAGTCGCTCTTCGCCCAGCGCCGCGGCCACGTTCATCGGAAATCTCTTGGGCCTTTCGGCCGTTCTGCTCTACGCGCCCGCTCCGCTCCGCGATTCGATCTTGAGTTCGCTCGATCGCGACCGGCTGGAGCTTTGGAGCTTCGCGATGACCGAGGCCGAAGCGGGGTCGGACCTCATGAACATCGCGACCCGCGCGGTTCGCCAGAACAACGGCGGATTCATCTTAAGCGGCGAGAAGAACTTCATCACGAACGCGTCGTATTCGCGGCGTCTCTGCGTATTCGCGCGTGAGCTCGACGAAGCCGGGAACGATCACGGGATCTCCTGCTTTTTCGTCCCCGGGGATGCGCCCGGCCTGCGGCGCGGTCCCGTCATGAGCAAAACCGCCTGGCGCAAGGCCAACACCGGCACCTTGATCTTCCACGAGGTCGCGCTCGCGCCCGACGCCCGTTTGGGCGAGCCCGGGGCGGGCTTGCGCATCCTGACCCACTGCCTGAATCGATCGAAAACCCTGCTCGGCGCCATGGGCGTCGGCATCGCCGACCGCGCCTTGGAACTCGTGACCGCGCGCCTCGAAGAGACCGAGCGATTCGGAAAATCCCTGATCGACCAACCCGTGCTGCGCCACGAACTCGCGCGCCACCACACCGAAAACGAGGCCGCCTGGCTCATGACATTGAAAGCGGCGGCCACCTGGGATGCCGGCGCCGACGCCACCACGGAGTCCAGCCAGGCGAAGTGGATCTCGGGACGGACCTCCGCGAAAATCACGTCGGCGGCGGTCGAGTATTTCGGCGCGCGCGGGCTTTTCAACGACTACGAAATCAGTCGGCTCTCGAACGACGCCAAAGCCGTCGAGATCGTCGAAGGCCCGAGCCTCGTGCAGGAATTGCTCGTCGGTCGCGCGCTCCTCCCGAAAAGGAAAACCCCCGCCGCCACGGGCGCCGCGCCGAAAGGCGACTTCATTCTTCGCCCCAATGAGCTGAAGAAGGCGGTCTGA